One Flagellimonas sp. CMM7 genomic region harbors:
- a CDS encoding FMN-binding glutamate synthase family protein: METLLDFLASIAWWIWILIILLFVAIRDIFFQKAHTISHNFPIVGHLRYWLESIGPEMRQYFVANNREELPFNRIERGWIYASAKKENNYEGFGTDRDIYSHQHIFIKNAMIGYQMAHDHTNIENPYFLPCAKVIGAYNKRSKPYRPASVINISAMSFGSLSAAAVNAMNLGVEKCHAYHNTGEGGLSPYHKQGGDVIFHFGTGYFGVRSREGNFSMEKMKILVDENPCIKAIEIKLSQGAKPGKGGVLPGAKITPEIAKIRGVEVGKDVLSPATHKAFNSIPELLNLIEAIANETGLPVGIKAAIGKMEQWEELADLMKKSGKGPDFITIDGGEGGTGAAPPSFADHVSLPWVYGFASVYKTFKDRDLTDRIVFIGSGKLGFPAKAAMAFSMGVDCINVAREAMMSIGCIQAQVCHTNRCPAGVATQSKWLQNGINIPLKSDRLAQYFKTFRKEFIEITHAAGYEHPCQFTMNDIQVNVDDDYLSSDLETVYDYKKTEVPFSSMQELYDCSYLGGKSVLKKTS; the protein is encoded by the coding sequence ATGGAAACCTTATTGGATTTTTTGGCAAGTATTGCATGGTGGATATGGATTCTCATTATTCTACTTTTTGTAGCCATACGCGACATCTTTTTTCAAAAAGCGCATACCATAAGCCATAATTTCCCTATAGTAGGGCATCTAAGATATTGGTTGGAAAGTATTGGCCCAGAAATGCGCCAATACTTTGTTGCCAACAACCGGGAAGAACTACCCTTCAACAGAATAGAAAGAGGTTGGATTTATGCTTCTGCTAAAAAGGAAAACAATTATGAAGGGTTTGGTACAGATAGAGATATCTATTCTCATCAGCACATTTTTATAAAGAATGCCATGATCGGGTATCAAATGGCCCATGACCACACCAATATCGAAAACCCTTATTTTCTGCCGTGCGCAAAAGTAATCGGTGCGTATAACAAACGTTCAAAACCGTACAGACCAGCATCGGTTATCAATATTTCCGCCATGAGTTTTGGCTCGCTATCCGCGGCTGCGGTAAATGCCATGAATCTGGGTGTTGAAAAATGCCATGCTTATCACAATACAGGCGAAGGTGGCTTGTCACCCTATCATAAACAAGGTGGTGACGTTATATTCCATTTTGGAACGGGATATTTTGGTGTTAGGTCTAGGGAGGGTAATTTTTCTATGGAAAAAATGAAAATTTTGGTGGATGAAAATCCATGCATCAAAGCTATAGAAATAAAATTGTCGCAAGGGGCAAAACCAGGCAAAGGAGGTGTTTTGCCGGGAGCTAAAATAACTCCTGAAATTGCTAAGATACGAGGTGTTGAAGTAGGAAAAGATGTCCTCTCCCCTGCTACTCACAAAGCATTTAATTCTATTCCTGAACTGCTAAATCTTATTGAAGCTATAGCGAACGAAACCGGGCTTCCAGTAGGTATTAAGGCGGCTATTGGAAAAATGGAACAATGGGAAGAATTGGCTGATTTAATGAAGAAATCCGGAAAAGGACCAGATTTTATTACCATCGATGGTGGTGAAGGTGGCACTGGTGCGGCTCCTCCAAGTTTTGCAGATCATGTTTCTTTGCCTTGGGTCTATGGATTTGCATCAGTTTATAAAACCTTCAAGGATAGAGACCTTACAGATCGTATTGTTTTTATTGGGAGTGGAAAACTGGGCTTCCCCGCCAAAGCGGCCATGGCATTTTCCATGGGTGTTGATTGTATTAATGTAGCCCGTGAGGCGATGATGAGTATTGGTTGCATTCAAGCACAGGTTTGCCATACCAACAGATGCCCCGCAGGAGTAGCAACCCAAAGCAAATGGTTGCAAAATGGCATCAATATTCCTTTAAAATCGGACAGATTAGCCCAATATTTTAAAACCTTTAGAAAGGAATTCATAGAAATTACACATGCTGCAGGGTATGAGCATCCATGTCAGTTTACAATGAACGACATACAGGTTAATGTTGATGATGATTATCTAAGCAGTGATCTAGAAACTGTTTATGATTACAAAAAAACAGAGGTTCCATTTAGTTCTATGCAAGAACTTTATGACTGCTCTTATCTAGGCGGAAAGAGCGTTTTGAAAAAAACATCATAA
- the leuC gene encoding 3-isopropylmalate dehydratase large subunit — translation MSKTLFDKVWDSHTVQRIKNGPDVIFIDRHLVHEVTSPVAFLGLKNRGIKVLYPERTFATADHNTPTLNQHLPVKDKLSANQLKALEENSKAHNIPYWGLGHEKNGIVHVIGPENGITVPGATIVCGDSHTSTHGAFGAIAFGIGTSEVEMVLSTQCIMQPKAKSMRINIDGDLNIGVTPKDVALFIISKLTTSGATGYFVEYSGQVFRDMSMEGRMTVCNLSIEMGARGGMIAPDEKTFEYIKGREYTPKGAAWDKAMDYWQTLYSDEDAVFDKEISFDASEIEPMITYGTNPGMGIGIQNGIPHADTVEGGNATYKKSLEYMSFNEGDSMIGKPIDFVFLGSCTNGRIEDFRAFASIIKGRKKADNVTAWLVPGSHRVEEDIKTEGILDVLHEAGFELREPGCSACLAMNDDKIPAGKYAVSTSNRNFEGRQGPGSRTLLASPLVAAAAAVTGKVTDPRELMEEVIA, via the coding sequence ATGAGTAAGACACTATTTGATAAGGTATGGGATTCGCATACAGTGCAACGCATTAAAAACGGCCCTGATGTGATTTTTATTGATAGACATTTGGTACATGAAGTAACAAGTCCTGTAGCTTTTTTAGGACTTAAGAATAGAGGTATTAAAGTACTATATCCAGAACGCACTTTTGCCACAGCAGACCATAACACCCCAACGCTTAATCAGCACTTGCCCGTTAAGGATAAGCTATCTGCAAATCAGTTAAAGGCCTTGGAAGAAAATTCCAAAGCTCACAATATTCCTTATTGGGGTCTTGGTCATGAGAAAAACGGAATTGTTCATGTTATTGGCCCCGAAAACGGAATTACCGTTCCTGGGGCAACTATTGTTTGTGGAGATTCCCATACTTCTACGCACGGAGCATTTGGTGCCATAGCTTTTGGAATTGGAACCAGCGAGGTTGAAATGGTTCTTTCCACCCAATGTATTATGCAGCCCAAGGCAAAAAGTATGCGTATTAATATAGATGGAGATTTAAACATAGGTGTAACGCCCAAAGACGTTGCTCTTTTTATTATTTCGAAGCTTACTACCTCTGGTGCAACCGGATATTTTGTTGAATATTCAGGGCAAGTCTTTAGAGATATGTCTATGGAAGGGCGGATGACGGTATGCAATTTGAGCATAGAAATGGGAGCCCGAGGAGGAATGATAGCTCCGGATGAGAAAACCTTTGAGTATATAAAAGGAAGAGAATATACGCCAAAAGGTGCAGCATGGGATAAAGCCATGGATTATTGGCAGACGCTTTATTCCGATGAAGATGCCGTTTTTGACAAAGAGATTTCGTTTGATGCTTCTGAAATAGAACCAATGATCACGTATGGCACAAACCCTGGAATGGGTATCGGAATTCAAAATGGAATTCCACATGCCGACACTGTAGAAGGTGGGAATGCCACTTATAAAAAATCATTGGAATATATGTCTTTTAATGAAGGTGATTCCATGATTGGAAAACCCATAGATTTCGTGTTCTTAGGAAGTTGTACCAACGGTAGAATTGAAGACTTTAGAGCATTTGCCTCTATAATTAAGGGTAGAAAAAAAGCAGATAATGTCACCGCATGGCTGGTTCCTGGTTCGCACCGCGTAGAGGAAGATATTAAGACTGAAGGGATACTTGATGTTTTGCACGAGGCAGGTTTTGAACTAAGAGAACCAGGATGTTCCGCATGTTTAGCAATGAACGACGATAAAATTCCTGCAGGCAAATATGCTGTGAGCACATCAAACAGAAATTTTGAGGGAAGACAAGGTCCAGGTTCCCGAACACTGTTGGCCAGTCCACTAGTTGCAGCAGCGGCAGCGGTTACTGGAAAAGTAACGGACCCACGAGAATTAATGGAGGAAGTAATCGCTTAA
- a CDS encoding amidohydrolase, which translates to MNKILTLTLLLNSFSIWAQGPNLEKDYSAVENKVIEWRRDIHQNPELSNREFKTAEKIAKHLKSLGIEVQTGVAVTGVVGLLKGDQPGKVVALRADIDALPVTERNDLPYKSEVTSEFLGKSVGVMHACGHDTHTAILMGVAEVLSKNKDKIKGTVKFIFQPAEEGPPPGEEGGALLMVKEGVLTNPNVDAIFGLHINSQTPVGTVKYKPGGSMASAQRFVINVKGKQTHGSQPWGGVDPILISAKIIDGLQTIISRETELINEAAVISVGKITSGVRSNIIPESAEMIGTIRTLDYEMQKFINKRMEEMVPAIAKVYGGEATINIHTSTAITYNDLDLTAQMAPTLKKVAGEENVTIHKAITGAEDFSYFQEKVPGFYYFLGGMTPGSTESFPHHTPDFKIDDSGLLLGVKTMTQLALDYLNM; encoded by the coding sequence ATGAACAAAATTCTCACACTTACCTTGCTATTAAACAGTTTCTCCATTTGGGCACAAGGCCCCAACTTGGAAAAGGATTATTCAGCAGTTGAAAACAAAGTGATTGAATGGAGACGGGACATCCATCAAAATCCCGAATTAAGCAATAGGGAGTTTAAAACTGCCGAGAAAATTGCAAAACATCTAAAGTCTCTTGGTATTGAAGTTCAGACTGGAGTAGCGGTAACTGGTGTTGTTGGCTTGCTTAAAGGCGACCAACCTGGTAAAGTGGTAGCATTAAGAGCAGATATTGATGCGCTACCCGTAACCGAACGTAATGACCTCCCATACAAATCGGAAGTAACTTCTGAATTTTTAGGCAAAAGTGTAGGCGTTATGCATGCATGTGGACACGATACCCATACTGCAATTTTAATGGGAGTTGCTGAAGTACTTTCCAAAAACAAAGACAAAATTAAAGGAACGGTAAAATTTATCTTTCAGCCCGCTGAAGAAGGACCGCCACCGGGTGAAGAAGGTGGAGCTTTGTTAATGGTAAAAGAAGGTGTACTTACCAATCCAAATGTAGATGCCATTTTTGGCCTTCATATCAACTCACAAACTCCAGTAGGAACTGTAAAATACAAGCCAGGAGGTAGCATGGCTTCCGCCCAGCGTTTCGTAATCAATGTCAAAGGAAAGCAGACTCACGGTTCCCAACCATGGGGAGGGGTTGACCCAATCCTAATAAGCGCAAAAATTATTGATGGTTTACAGACTATTATAAGCAGGGAAACCGAACTGATCAATGAAGCTGCAGTTATATCCGTTGGTAAAATAACCAGTGGAGTTCGTTCCAATATTATTCCTGAGAGCGCTGAAATGATTGGGACTATTAGAACTCTGGATTATGAAATGCAGAAATTCATTAACAAACGTATGGAAGAAATGGTGCCAGCCATCGCCAAGGTTTATGGAGGTGAAGCCACTATAAATATTCATACCTCTACGGCCATTACATACAATGATTTGGATTTGACCGCTCAGATGGCCCCTACCCTTAAAAAGGTAGCAGGGGAAGAAAATGTTACCATTCACAAAGCTATTACTGGTGCGGAGGATTTTAGCTATTTTCAAGAGAAAGTCCCTGGATTTTATTATTTCTTAGGAGGTATGACACCCGGAAGCACTGAGTCATTTCCACATCATACCCCAGACTTTAAAATTGATGACAGTGGTTTGTTATTAGGTGTAAAAACTATGACCCAACTGGCATTGGATTACTTGAATATGTAA
- a CDS encoding DUF2911 domain-containing protein translates to MKKSYSAVSAMILIAVFFISNSTFAQLDFLPRGSQMAKISQRIGNTDVTIVYSRPSVNDREVWGTLVPYGMNNLGFGTAAESPWRAGANENTIFKTSDDLTIGGKTLPAGKYGLHMIVNEDNSATVIFSKNYDAWGSYFYEPSEDALRVDVETKEISHVEQLTYAFNEVDATSAVASLNWEKKQIPFKVETEVTNNVLADIRQKLQTSPGFNRQTWEQAANYAQNNGGDLDEALGWVDAAIAGQFFSQKTFNNLSIKSQILTKQGKTAEAEALMKEALPLGTVFQVHGYGRQLIGQGKNTEALEVFKWNVKNHKGTWPVHYGLARGYSALGDHKSTLKHLKIAMGNAPAQANKDRVAANIAKAEKGEAIN, encoded by the coding sequence ATGAAAAAAAGTTACTCGGCCGTTTCGGCCATGATTCTTATTGCAGTTTTTTTTATTTCCAATAGTACTTTTGCACAGCTAGATTTCTTGCCACGTGGCAGCCAAATGGCAAAAATATCTCAGCGTATTGGAAATACGGATGTTACTATTGTTTATTCTAGACCTAGCGTAAATGATAGAGAAGTATGGGGAACGTTGGTACCTTATGGTATGAACAACCTAGGATTTGGTACTGCTGCTGAATCTCCATGGCGTGCGGGAGCCAATGAGAATACTATTTTTAAAACTTCAGATGACCTAACAATTGGTGGAAAAACACTACCCGCTGGAAAATACGGTCTACATATGATTGTAAATGAAGATAATTCAGCGACAGTTATATTTTCAAAAAATTATGATGCCTGGGGAAGTTACTTTTATGAGCCAAGTGAAGATGCGCTCCGCGTAGATGTTGAAACTAAGGAAATATCTCATGTTGAGCAGCTTACATATGCTTTTAATGAAGTTGATGCTACTTCAGCGGTGGCTTCTTTAAACTGGGAAAAGAAACAGATTCCCTTTAAAGTAGAAACAGAAGTTACCAATAACGTTCTTGCGGATATACGTCAAAAATTACAGACATCTCCAGGGTTCAATAGGCAGACATGGGAGCAGGCGGCAAATTATGCACAAAACAATGGTGGAGATTTGGATGAAGCGCTAGGATGGGTTGACGCTGCAATTGCAGGTCAGTTTTTTAGCCAGAAAACGTTCAATAACCTGAGTATAAAGTCACAGATTTTGACAAAACAAGGAAAAACTGCTGAAGCTGAAGCTTTGATGAAAGAAGCATTGCCCTTGGGAACAGTTTTTCAGGTGCATGGTTATGGAAGGCAACTTATTGGTCAAGGAAAAAATACAGAAGCTTTAGAAGTTTTTAAATGGAACGTGAAAAATCATAAAGGCACTTGGCCCGTACATTATGGTTTAGCTAGGGGATATTCAGCCCTAGGGGACCATAAGTCAACGTTAAAACATTTAAAAATAGCCATGGGGAACGCACCCGCCCAAGCTAACAAAGATAGAGTAGCGGCCAATATTGCTAAGGCCGAAAAAGGAGAAGCAATCAACTAA
- a CDS encoding patatin family protein, with the protein MRALVISGGGSKGAFAGGVAQFLIQEANHKYDLFVGTSTGSLLISHLALNKLDKIKEIYSSVNQKSIFNNCPFLIKKKHGVEVISINHWNVVKNFMRGKKTFGESENLRQLIRDSVTPEEFDILKKGLTDVVVTVSNLSLNQVEYKSINDCTYDEFCDWIWISSNYTPFMSLAKRNGCEYADGGLGSLVPIEEALKRGATEIDVVVLHTEVNYLNRMPVRNPFELMTTTFSFMLDRIENQNIRIGKLVANQKDAIINFYYTPTVLTTNSLIFNKERMTLWWKRGYLYAKNKNEETSPIDPEHQE; encoded by the coding sequence ATGAGAGCATTGGTGATTTCTGGTGGAGGCAGTAAAGGTGCGTTTGCAGGCGGGGTTGCACAATTTTTAATTCAAGAAGCCAACCATAAATACGATTTGTTTGTAGGGACATCAACTGGAAGTTTGTTGATTTCTCATTTAGCACTGAACAAGTTGGATAAGATTAAGGAAATTTACTCTTCAGTGAACCAAAAGAGCATTTTCAACAACTGTCCTTTTTTAATTAAAAAAAAGCACGGTGTAGAAGTAATTTCCATTAACCATTGGAACGTAGTAAAGAACTTCATGCGTGGTAAAAAGACATTTGGTGAGAGTGAGAATCTTAGGCAATTAATACGAGACTCGGTAACACCAGAGGAATTTGATATCTTAAAGAAAGGCTTAACAGATGTGGTAGTTACAGTATCCAACCTATCCTTGAATCAGGTAGAGTACAAGTCTATTAATGATTGTACTTATGATGAATTTTGTGATTGGATTTGGATTTCGTCCAATTATACTCCATTTATGAGTCTTGCAAAACGAAATGGTTGCGAATATGCAGACGGCGGACTTGGTAGTTTGGTTCCTATTGAAGAAGCATTAAAAAGAGGTGCAACAGAGATTGATGTAGTGGTATTGCACACAGAGGTTAATTATCTAAACAGGATGCCCGTTAGAAACCCGTTTGAGCTAATGACCACGACTTTTAGCTTTATGTTGGATAGAATTGAAAATCAAAATATTAGGATAGGTAAACTGGTTGCCAATCAAAAGGATGCCATTATCAATTTTTATTACACGCCAACCGTTTTGACTACAAACTCACTTATTTTTAATAAAGAACGGATGACCTTGTGGTGGAAAAGAGGTTATTTATATGCCAAAAATAAAAACGAAGAAACTAGTCCTATAGACCCTGAACATCAAGAGTAG
- a CDS encoding M1 family metallopeptidase, giving the protein MDFIKADVSVEAFPEEKRINGTVTYEFQVLKDVDSIFLDAVKINFLSVLLDLEKVKFTNDGKTISVKRKFKKGDSYSIKLEYTTKPKQTVYFLGWEDENPSNNQIWTQGQGKYTSHWLPSFDDMNEKVEFDMRITTKNGLSVFSNGKLVDKSSIDGNKEVWTFNMNKPMSSYLVAFAIGNFKKKSVTSSSQVPIELYYEPKDSLKAEPTYRYTKEIFDFLEVEIGIPYPWQNYKQIPVQDFLYAGMENTGATIFSNTFMVDSMAFADKNYVNVNAHELAHQWFGNLVTEQSGDHHWLHEGFATYYAYLAEKQIFGEEYFYWRLLETAEALNNFSGDGNGEALTNSSAGSLTFYEKGAWALVMLKERVGEANFKQGIQNYLSQYAHKNVTISDFIWEMEKASGMKLSDFEESWLQESEFPFEKVKDFLIDKSTSICTYFDIQNNIKKKTDSTKIILTDKWDTLQSDDLKNRLILDYGNELSMDFLKKVLNEESLKVRQAVALSLEKTPLLLKEEFESLLLDKSYRTMEAALHRLWTDFPNNQKSYLDKANNVIGFPNKNVRLLWLILALVSPEYNAELKPKYYDELSSYTSSEYHFEVRLLAFQYLKNIGGFNDKTLRNLVEACSHHVWHFKKSSRNILKEFLKGEGNIARLKSIYPSLGQEQQQYLDKALSK; this is encoded by the coding sequence GTGGATTTCATTAAAGCAGATGTTTCGGTTGAAGCATTTCCGGAGGAGAAACGGATTAATGGCACCGTAACCTATGAATTTCAGGTTCTTAAAGATGTGGATTCCATATTTCTAGATGCTGTCAAGATTAATTTCCTTTCTGTTTTGTTAGATCTAGAGAAAGTAAAATTTACAAATGATGGAAAAACGATTTCTGTCAAAAGAAAATTCAAGAAAGGAGATTCATATAGCATAAAACTTGAATATACTACTAAACCCAAGCAAACGGTTTATTTTTTAGGTTGGGAAGATGAGAATCCTTCAAACAATCAAATCTGGACACAAGGTCAAGGAAAATATACGAGCCATTGGTTACCAAGTTTTGATGATATGAATGAGAAGGTGGAGTTTGATATGCGCATCACGACAAAAAATGGATTATCTGTTTTCTCCAATGGTAAATTAGTAGATAAAAGCTCCATAGATGGTAACAAAGAGGTATGGACTTTTAATATGAACAAACCCATGAGCAGCTATTTAGTTGCTTTTGCTATAGGGAATTTTAAAAAAAAGAGTGTTACTTCTTCTTCGCAGGTTCCAATAGAATTATATTATGAACCTAAGGATAGTTTAAAAGCGGAACCAACGTATAGGTATACCAAAGAAATTTTTGATTTTTTAGAGGTAGAGATAGGCATACCATACCCTTGGCAGAATTACAAACAGATACCAGTACAGGATTTTCTGTATGCAGGCATGGAAAATACAGGAGCTACCATTTTTTCCAACACTTTTATGGTGGATTCAATGGCTTTTGCTGATAAAAACTATGTCAACGTAAATGCACATGAACTAGCGCACCAATGGTTTGGAAATTTGGTTACGGAACAAAGTGGAGATCATCATTGGCTCCATGAAGGATTTGCCACATACTATGCTTACTTAGCGGAAAAACAGATTTTTGGGGAAGAGTATTTTTATTGGCGTTTATTAGAGACGGCTGAGGCTCTTAACAATTTCTCCGGAGATGGAAATGGAGAGGCGTTGACCAATTCTAGTGCGGGCAGTCTTACCTTTTATGAGAAAGGAGCCTGGGCGCTTGTTATGTTGAAGGAAAGAGTAGGGGAAGCCAATTTTAAACAAGGAATCCAAAACTATTTGTCTCAATATGCACATAAAAATGTAACTATTTCGGATTTTATTTGGGAAATGGAGAAAGCATCTGGGATGAAACTTTCAGATTTTGAAGAAAGCTGGTTACAAGAATCTGAGTTTCCTTTTGAAAAGGTGAAAGACTTTTTAATTGATAAAAGCACTTCAATCTGCACCTATTTTGATATTCAAAACAACATCAAGAAGAAAACAGATTCAACAAAAATTATTCTAACAGATAAATGGGATACGTTACAGTCGGATGATTTGAAAAACCGTTTGATTTTGGATTATGGTAATGAACTATCCATGGATTTTCTGAAAAAAGTACTCAATGAAGAAAGTCTTAAAGTGAGACAAGCGGTTGCACTTTCATTGGAGAAAACACCCTTGCTTCTTAAAGAAGAATTTGAAAGCCTTTTGTTGGATAAGAGCTATAGAACCATGGAGGCTGCACTTCACAGACTTTGGACTGATTTTCCGAATAACCAAAAATCATATTTGGATAAAGCCAACAATGTCATTGGATTCCCCAATAAAAATGTAAGGTTACTTTGGTTGATTCTTGCCTTGGTAAGTCCAGAGTATAATGCTGAATTAAAACCAAAGTACTATGATGAGTTAAGCAGTTATACAAGTTCAGAATATCATTTTGAAGTACGCCTTTTGGCGTTTCAATATTTAAAAAATATTGGTGGTTTTAACGATAAAACATTAAGGAATCTTGTTGAAGCCTGTAGTCATCATGTTTGGCATTTTAAAAAATCGTCCCGTAACATTTTAAAGGAATTTTTGAAAGGAGAAGGAAACATAGCCCGACTTAAATCCATATACCCATCTTTAGGGCAAGAACAACAACAATATTTAGACAAAGCATTGAGTAAATGA
- the recG gene encoding ATP-dependent DNA helicase RecG codes for MNPNFLETPIPYLKGVGPNRADTLGSELGIQTYRDLLHLFPNRYLDKTSYYKINQLQPSGADVQVIGKIVHIKTVEQKRGKRLVASFVDETGEMELVWFRSHKWIRENLKINEPYVVFGKTKRYGSTFSMPHPEMELLSEHRKGLKISMQPIYPSTEKLSNKGITNRVIAKMMQQLFLECKGQFPKSLSTAILDELKLIPKSEALFNIHFPKNQELLAKAQFRLKFEELFYVQLQLISKKLLRKQKIKGLSFDKVGENFNTFFNDHLPFELTNAQKRVIKEIRNDMGSNAQMNRLLQGDVGSGKTIVGLMCMLLAIDNGFQTCLMAPTEILANQHYNGLKELLGDMEINISLLTGSTKKSDRNGIHEQLENGELNILVGTHAVLEDKVQFKNLGLAIIDEQHRFGVAQRSKLWHKNEIPPHILVMTATPIPRTLAMSLYGDLDISVIDELPPGRKPIKTVHRFDSNRLKVFQFIKDEIKKGRQIYMVYPLIQESEALDYKDLMDGYESISRDFPLPEYQISIVHGKMKPKDKDYEMERFVKGETQIMVATTVIEVGVNVPNASVMIIESGERFGLSQLHQLRGRVGRGAEQSFCILMTSHKLSEDAKTRLETMVRTNDGFEIAEVDLKLRGPGDLMGTQQSGMLNLKIADIVKDNQILKTARYHALQLFKDDPRLEREENRSILFAYTKMMQQKTIWNYIS; via the coding sequence ATGAATCCCAATTTTCTTGAAACTCCCATTCCATACTTAAAAGGTGTAGGTCCAAACAGGGCTGATACCTTAGGGTCGGAATTGGGTATTCAGACCTATCGGGATTTGCTCCACCTATTTCCAAATAGATATCTTGACAAAACAAGTTATTATAAGATAAACCAACTTCAGCCTAGCGGAGCAGATGTGCAGGTAATTGGCAAAATTGTGCACATTAAAACAGTGGAACAAAAAAGAGGAAAGCGTTTGGTGGCCAGTTTTGTAGATGAAACCGGAGAAATGGAATTGGTCTGGTTCCGCAGTCATAAATGGATCAGGGAGAATCTAAAAATTAATGAACCTTATGTTGTTTTTGGTAAAACCAAGCGTTATGGAAGTACTTTTTCCATGCCTCACCCAGAGATGGAGCTGCTATCTGAGCATCGGAAAGGGTTAAAAATCTCTATGCAACCCATTTATCCTTCAACGGAAAAGTTGAGCAATAAGGGGATTACAAATCGTGTTATTGCCAAAATGATGCAACAACTCTTTTTGGAATGTAAAGGACAGTTTCCTAAATCTTTATCCACAGCTATCTTGGATGAGCTAAAACTAATTCCAAAAAGTGAAGCACTTTTCAATATTCATTTTCCTAAAAACCAAGAATTACTTGCCAAAGCACAGTTCAGGCTTAAGTTTGAAGAGCTATTTTACGTACAGCTCCAGTTAATCTCTAAAAAGCTCCTTCGAAAACAAAAAATTAAGGGGCTGTCATTTGATAAAGTAGGAGAAAACTTCAATACTTTTTTTAATGACCACCTTCCGTTTGAACTTACCAATGCGCAAAAGAGAGTTATTAAAGAGATTAGAAATGATATGGGCAGCAATGCCCAAATGAATCGTTTGCTTCAAGGGGATGTAGGCTCGGGAAAGACCATTGTTGGTTTAATGTGCATGTTGTTGGCCATTGATAATGGATTTCAAACTTGTTTAATGGCTCCCACAGAGATCTTGGCAAATCAACATTACAATGGCCTTAAAGAACTGTTAGGAGATATGGAAATCAATATCTCGTTGTTAACTGGCTCCACAAAAAAATCTGACAGAAACGGTATTCATGAGCAACTGGAAAATGGTGAGTTAAACATACTTGTAGGTACTCATGCTGTTCTAGAGGATAAGGTTCAGTTTAAAAATCTTGGTTTGGCCATTATAGATGAGCAACATAGGTTTGGTGTGGCACAGCGTTCAAAATTATGGCACAAAAATGAGATTCCTCCTCATATTTTGGTCATGACCGCTACCCCAATCCCTAGAACCTTGGCTATGAGTCTGTATGGGGATTTAGATATTTCTGTTATTGATGAGTTACCTCCAGGGCGCAAACCCATAAAGACGGTGCACAGGTTTGATAGTAACAGATTAAAGGTGTTCCAATTTATTAAAGATGAAATAAAAAAGGGAAGGCAAATCTATATGGTATACCCGCTAATTCAAGAATCTGAAGCTTTGGATTATAAAGATTTGATGGATGGTTATGAGAGCATTTCCAGGGATTTTCCCTTACCCGAATATCAAATATCCATTGTACATGGCAAAATGAAGCCAAAGGACAAAGATTATGAGATGGAACGCTTTGTAAAAGGCGAGACCCAAATTATGGTAGCTACTACAGTTATTGAAGTTGGGGTAAACGTACCTAACGCATCTGTTATGATTATTGAGAGTGGAGAAAGGTTTGGGCTTTCTCAACTACATCAATTACGCGGACGTGTTGGGCGCGGTGCTGAACAAAGTTTTTGTATTCTTATGACCAGCCATAAATTGTCTGAAGATGCCAAAACCCGTTTGGAAACCATGGTGCGTACCAATGACGGTTTTGAGATTGCGGAGGTTGACCTAAAACTACGCGGTCCTGGAGATTTAATGGGAACACAACAAAGTGGTATGCTTAACTTAAAAATTGCTGATATTGTAAAAGATAATCAGATATTAAAAACGGCAAGATACCATGCCTTACAGTTATTCAAAGACGACCCTAGACTGGAAAGAGAAGAAAATCGTTCCATTCTTTTTGCCTATACAAAAATGATGCAGCAAAAAACCATTTGGAATTACATAAGCTAA